From Rhododendron vialii isolate Sample 1 chromosome 10a, ASM3025357v1, the proteins below share one genomic window:
- the LOC131302294 gene encoding branched-chain amino acid aminotransferase 2, chloroplastic-like yields MESGAVFTGLQPNPNYLISPLRSACRLLLPQKCSNKKQFCPQSLKFQRLPLLACKKLSSTIQEVPLTSDVAYELADIDWDSLGFALMPTDFMYIMKCSRGQTFSKGELQHYGNIELSPSAGVLNYGQGLFEGLKAYRKQDGNILLFRPEENALRMRMGAERMCMPSPTIEQFVDAVTATVLANKRWVPPPGKGSLYIRPLLMGSGAVLGLAPAPEYTFLIYVSPVGNYFKEGIAPIHLMIDTEVHRATPGGTGGVKTIGNYASVLKAQTAAKAKGFTDVLYLDCVHKKYLEEVSSCNVFVVKGNVISTPSIKGTILPGITRKSIIDVARSQGFQVEERLVAVDELLDADEVFCTGTAVVISPVGSITYHGERISYRNGGIGVVSQQLYSALTRLQMGLTEDKMDWLLELN; encoded by the exons ATGGAGAGCGGAGCAGTGTTCACGGGGCTTCAACCAAATCCCAATTACCTCATCTCTCCATTACGCAGCGCTTGCAGGCTTCTTTTGCCTCAGAAGTGTTCCAATAAGAAGCAGTTTTGCCCTCAATCTCTCAAG TTCCAAAGGCTGCCCCTTTTGGCATGTAAGAAGCTTAGCAGTACCATCCAAGAGGTCCCTCTCACAAG TGATGTTGCATATGAATTAGCAGACATAGATTGGGACAGCCTTGGATTTGCGTTGATGCCTACCGACTTTATGTATATCATGAAATGCTCACGTGGACAAACTTTTAGTAAAGGTGAATTACAGCATTATGGAAACATTGAGTTGAGCCCATCTGCTGGGGTCTTAAATTATGGGCAG GGATTATTTGAAGGTCTAAAAGCTTACCGTAAACAAGATGGTAATATTTTGTTGTTTCGTCCTGAGGAAAATGCTTTGCGGATGAGGATGGGTGCAGAGCGAATGTGCATGCCTTCACCAACAATTGAACAGTTTGTGGATGCTGTAACTGCCACTGTTTTAGCAAATAAAAGATGG GTTCCTCCTCCTGGCAAAGGTTCCTTATACATAAGGCCATTGCTTATGGGGAGCGGAGCTGTTCTTGGTCTTGCACCAGCTCCTGAGTACACTTTTCTGATATATGTTTCGCCTGTTGGAAACTATTTTAAG GAAGGTATTGCACCAATACATTTGATGATTGACACTGAAGTGCATCGAGCAACCCCTGGTGGTACTGGAGGTGTGAAGACTATAGGAAACTATGCTTCG GTACTAAAGGCACAAACTGCTGCAAAAGCCAAAGGCTTTACGGATGTTTTGTACCTTGATTGTGTTCACAAGAAATATCTGGAGGAGGTTTCCTCCTGTAATGTGTTTGTTGTAAAG GGCAATGTCATTTCTACCCCTTCTATAAAAGGGACAATCCTACCTGGCATTACACGAAAGAGTATAATTGATGTTGCTCGAAGCCAAGGATTCCAG GTTGAGGAACGGCTTGTAGCAGTGGATGAATTACTTGATGCTGATGAAGTATTTTGCACTGGAACAGCTGTTGTTATATCTCCTGTGGGCAGCATAACTTATCATGGTGAAAG GATATCTTACAGAAACGGTGGAATTGGTGTTGTGTCACAACAACTATATTCTGCGCTCACCAGACTACAGATGGGGCTTACGGAGGACAAGATGGATTGGCTTCTTGAGCTGAATTAG
- the LOC131302313 gene encoding uncharacterized protein LOC131302313 — protein sequence MQMETSFANFHTRKIQMENALETPPKAPTRSENNDFDSKTPTQNHRTDQKLQNSGNNSPIITGSAPYRLNVPKPFKYPERYTSPTDQMMSPISKGLLARSRKKPGMLLPPSKNQTKIQELTVQEVGLSQT from the exons ATGCAAATGGAGACTTCCTTTGCTAATTTTCACACCCGGAAAATTCAAATGGAGAATGCACTCGAAACCCCTCCTAAAGCACCAACTCGCTCCGAGAACAACGATTTTGACTCCAAAACACCAACTCAAAATCATCGAACCGATCAAAAGCTGCAAAACTCCGGCAACAATTCTCCTATCATAACCGGCTCTGCTCCTTACCGCCTCAACGTCCCCAAGCCATTCAAATACCCCGAAAG GTACACTAGCCCAACTGATCAAATGATGTCGCCTATTTCGAAAGGCCTCCTTGCTAGAAGCAGGAAAAAACCAGGGATGCTCTTGCCTCCTTCTAAAAATCAAACCAAG ATTCAGGAGTTGACTGTTCAGGAGGTGGGTCTTTCTCAGACTTGA